The Intestinibaculum porci DNA window GTGAAGGCAGCTATCTTTATACTGAAGATGGCCGTAAGATCTTAGACTTCGCTTCCGGCGTGGCCGTCAATAACTTAGGCGGTCGCCATCCACGCGTGGTCAAAGCCATTGAAAAGCAGTTAGAAACGATGATTCATGTTGGACATAACGTTGTCTACAATGAATCTTATGTGGAACTAGGCGAAAAGTTAGTAGAGCTCACTGGCGGTGATACGATGGTTTACTTCTCGAACTCTGGCGCCGAAGCTAATGAAGGGGCGATGAAATGTGCCAAATATGTCACTGGCCGCCCGGGCGTCATTGCCTTTCACAATGCCTTCCATGGCCGCACTTATGGCGCCATGTCAATTACAGGCTCTTCAGCCGCTTATCGTAAACATTATGAACCCTTAATGCCAGCGGTTTATTTTGTCGATTATCCCCATGCTTTAACGCCTGCCGATGATGATGCAGCGATTCAGAAGACCGTTGATGAATTACATGAACTCTTCGCGACCTTAATTGATCCATCGCAGGTGGCCTGTATGATCTTAGAGCCAGTTCAGGGTGAAGGCGGTTATATTGTCCCGCCAAAAAACTTCCTCAAAACCTTACGTCAGATTTGTGATGAACATGGCATTTTGCTGATCTTTGATGAAGTGCAGTGCGGGATGGGGCGCACCGGCACGCTTTATGCCCATGAACAGTTTGGTGTCAAGCCAGATCTGTTTACCAGCGCCAAAGCCTTAGGCGGCGGGATTCCTTTATCCGCCATTATCGGTAAAAAAGAGATTATGGAAAAATGGCAGCCCGGCGCCCATGGCGGTACCTTTGGCGGTAACCCATTAGCCTGCGCGGCGGCTCTGGAAACTTTAAAAGTGATCGAAGATGAACATTTGTTAGAGAACTGTCAGAAGATGGGATCATATTTCAAAGAAGCACTCTATGATTTACAAAAGAAATATCCGCTCATCACCGACGTCCGTGGCCTCGGCCTCATGATCGGGATGCAGTTATCTGATCCCGCTAAAGTCAAAGCAATTCGCACGAAAGCCTTAGCGAAAGGTGTCCTCTTATTAGACTGCGGAAAACATAATGTCATCCGCTTTATCGCTCCTCTAAACGTTTCAAAAGAAGAGATTGATTTCTGCTTAAAAGTTTTAGACGAATGTTTTGAGGAGGCAGCCTAATGAATAACTTTACCTATCGTATGCCCATGACCGTTTACTTCAATGAAGACAGCAATGTCATTGAAGAAGAACTCGCCAAAGCTGGTGAGAATATCCTTTTGGCCTATGGCGGCGGATCAATTAAGAAAAATGGCATCTATGATGAACTCATGGCGATGCTTACGCGCTTAGATAAAAACGTCGTAGAGTTTTCCGGCATTATGCCTAACCCCACTTATGCGAAAGTGCAGGAAGGCGCTAAGCTTTGTCGTCAGCATAAAATTGATTTTATCTTAGCGGTCGGCGGCGGCAGTGTCTTCGACTGCGTCAAGATTGTCTCCCTTCAAGCCAAAACAGATGAAGATATCTGGGCGATGCAGGAACGTAAAGAATATACCACCAGTGGTATTCCCTTTGGCGCGATCTTAACCGTTTCTGGCACTGGCTCGGAGATGAACAATATCGCTATTATTACCAATGAAGACAAACATATTAAAGGGCCATTAATGGGCAGTTATGCTAAATTTGCCTTACTTAATGTCAATTATACGATGAGCGTTCCGATGCCTCAGGTCATCTCTGGCGCTTTTGATACCTTCTCTCATGCGATGGAAACTTACTTTGGCAAGCATAAGAATGTCTCTGATGATATTGCCCTGGCAATTATGAAAAACACAGTCACAAACATGTTAAAAATGAAAGAAGATCCAATGAATAAAGAAATCCGCAGTGAACTCATGTGGGATTCAGCGATGGCAGAAAATGGTATTCTCAAAATTGGGAAAATCACTGATTTCCAGATCCATCAGATTGAACATCAATTAGGTGCTTATACAAACTGTAACCATGGTTATGGTTTAGCTGTCATCACGCCTCATTTTTATGAACATCTCTATCTTTACAACATTTCTGCCTTTGTGAAGTTTGGTAAAGTCGTATGGGATTTAAAAGGTGATGACTTAGAGATCGCCGAAAAATCTATTGACTGCCTCGCTCATTTCATCAAAGAAATGGGTTTACCAACAACTTTTAAAGATATGCATATTACCGATAAATCAATCTTAAGAAAAGTCGCTGATACATGTAATATCATGCCTGGATGTGCCAAACAGTTCTCTCGTGATGAACTGTATAACATCTTATTAGAATGCTTATAAATTTTGTCTTACGGGAGGGAACATCCCTCTATATGTGACTCCATCCCCAAATGAAATACATATATCTTCCCTCCCGCCTGACATTATTTATATAGAGAAGACTCTGCCTATATCGCAGAGTTTTTTTATTCGTCCAGAGGGGACTACGCTTTTACCCTTTAAAGTCTTCATAAAAATCGATGAGTTGCCTTTTCGCCTTGATCGTGCTTAATTTACCCAATGCCTTCATTTCAATTTGACGAATTCTTTCTCTCGTCACATGATATCTTTCACCAATTTCTTCAAGGGTTTCTACTTTATGTCCACGAAGACCATAACGACAAATAATAATCTGAGCCTCTCTTTCGGTCAAGGTGCCAATCAACTGATCAAGAGCTTCCGTTAACTGATTATTATAAATTTGTTTTTCGATATCATTCTTTTCATCCGCTAACGTATCTCCTAATAAAATCTGCTGATTATCAGAAATAAAAGCATCAGTCGAATTTATGTGTAAAACGTTTGTACGTAAATCAAGGAGCTCATCCAGTTTTTCATTGTCGATTCCCATTTCCTGACAAATGTATTGTCGTGCTTCTTTTTCGTTCATCCCCGCTACTTCCACATTTCTTTCAAGTGTGATCATTTTGACTATTTTTTCCATCGTATGCACGGGAATACGAATTAAAAAGCCTTCATCACAGATCATCCGCAACATCGATTGTCTGATCCACCAGGTGGCATATGTAGTAAATCGACACCCTTTCGTGATGTCAAACTTATAAGCAGCTTTAAGCATTCCTTCAACTCCGACAATAAACAAATCAGCAATTTCTAAGTTATTGTTGAGGAAATACTGATACTTTAAAGCACACGAATATACAAGAGCTTTGTTTTTCTCACATAAATCCGCTTCCGCCTGTTTATTGCCTTTTTGAATCTCTATACATAAGACTTCGTTCGATTCTGTGATGTTGGGATTGGCAAAAATAATGGACATTGAATCATTTTCTTCATTCTGATTCAATAAATCTGTAAAATCGTCAAGCAGGAAATCTTCAAGTTTCTCTTCATCTAAATCCGTTTGACCATTCTCAGTTACATCTTCGATTAAATGGCGACTTTTTAGATTTTTAATAATTGCTCGAATCACAACTTCGCTTAACCGGGCATTATTTCTAAGATCTTTTCTAACGACATCTTCTAAGTTAATCTTCTGCTTATCAGCATATGCCTGAACCTGTTTGGCAATCGTATAAATATCTTCGTTTTTACAATGTTCTGGGAAATATAATGGTTCAATCATATGAATCTGATTCGCACTAAAGATAATATTACCACGATAATATTGATTAAGTGATGTTTCATCAAGCATCTTCAATAAACCAGATAGAGAACGCTGAGAGGCAGGAATTGCATCTTTATAAATGAGCTGTGAGATCTTATAAGCTTCCTTAACTTGACTGTATGTATCTACAACTTGATGACGCATGTCTGATAGATCATCTTTTAAAAGCTGGTATTCTTTCACATAAGCCATAATCATATCAATAGCATCGTCACTGATATGATCATCAGCTAAAAGCCGATCAAAATATTCGTCTTGTGTAGGCATGGGCTGATTACGTTTAACGGCATTTCTTAATTGATTAATCCTTACGGCAATATAGTAGTTATCACCATTAGCCTTATCATGGCGTAACCATTTGATATCATCCTTAATAATACCATGATCATGCGCATAAATAAGAATAACATCCTTTTCAATGGCACTTTTGAGATAACGTGATATTTTCTTTAATAGTCCCTTAAGTGAAAGGGTACTATTTGTGAGGGTGTAATAGTTCTTTAAATATTCTTTTAAACTGATTGCTTCATCACTTTTTAACTGTGCATCATACTGATCAACAATATGATGATTAATGACAAAGTTGCGAATATGTTTCATGTCTTCATGACTGAGACGTTTATCCTTACGAAGAAGCTGTAAGATTTCATACATTTCTACCTTATTGTGACTCACCCGATAATAGTGATCAATCTTTGATTCATAATATGCCACTGCCACGTGGGCATGTAAAAGTTCTTCTTTTATTGATGTAAAATATGTTTTAAGGGATTCATATTGATCTCCAATACACTCAATGATAATGCCATTTTTACCGATGATACTTAAAACTTCAGCCTGTTTATTGCCTGTAATATGACCAAAGATCTTGAGATAATTCTGATCCGTTAACTTATTCTTATATAAGAATGGCTGTACTAATGCCATGACTGTTTTCTCAAAACTTGTATTCTGAGCAGCGGTCATTTGTTTGGTTATGTAAATTTGATGATCAGCGAGAATCTGAATGATTTCATTTTTTTCACTGATGTTATAGTTTCCAAACAATAATTCAAAACTCATATGATTCATACGGTCATCAGCCACATATGGCAACGCCTTATTTAAAATTTGTTCCTGTTCCATAATCATTCACCCATAACTGTTATCGGTTACATTTTATCATAAATAACCATCATTGAGATGAAAATCCTAGCTATAGAATTTTTCTTATTTCTCATATTATATGCAATATACATATCAATCACCTTATATTCATCGCCATTGTCAAAGTATTTATAGTAATAGATGAATATTATCCTCTAATATATATCTTAAGTATTTATCACCATGATAATTTATTATTGATAAATTTATAGAAAAGAGTACAATCTAAGTAGATTTACTTTTAAGGGGGAATTTTAATGAATAGAATTGTAAAATCTGGTATTGTAGGTGCCTTAGCTTTATCAATGGCTGGCTGTGGATCATCTTCTGGTAATAAGTCAAAAGCTTCCGCTAAAACGACCACAATTACCGTTGCGATCGCACCAGACTACGCACCTTATGAATCACTTGATAAAAAAGGTAATATCGTTGGTTTTGATGCGGATATGGTTAAACTGTTCCCATCATACTTAAATACCGCTACTACGAAATATAAATTCAAGTATAACCAGATGTCATTTGATAACATCATTAACCAGTTACAGGCTGGTCAGGCTGATGTCGGTATTTCTGGTTTCAGTTACAACAAAAAGAGAAAAGTTTCATGGTCTGTCCCTTATACCGCTACGGCTCAGGTCGCCGTCATTAACAAAGACTCTAAGATTAAATCTATTAAAGATTTAGAAGGTAAGAAGTTAGCTGCGCAGTCTGGTTCGACTGGAGAAGTCGCTGCGAAGAAAGTCAAAGGTGCGACTGTTTCTTCTGTCTCTAATGCCCAGGAAAACTTCCCAGCTTTAAAAGCTAAACAGTTTGATGCCATTATCTGTGACTTAGCTGTCGCTAAGAAATATGCAAAAGCCCAGAACTTCAAGATCTTAAGTCAGTCATTACTTGATGAAAAGAACTACATCGTGGCTAAACAGGGTAACACGAAGATGATTGGTATTATGAATAAAGCTTTAAAGAAGTTCATAGCGTCTAAAGATTATAAGACATTAACTGATAAATATGGGTTAAAAGCCTTATAACGCAAAGCTCCTGCGGGAGCTTTTTTCTTTTCCACCATTTTAGTGGATAACTATTCATTACAAAATGTTTTCCACCATCATTGTGGATAAATCTATTTTATTATCCGGATAGTCACCATGATGGTGGATAACCCTGCTAAAGAAAACTGTT harbors:
- a CDS encoding aminotransferase class III-fold pyridoxal phosphate-dependent enzyme; translation: MSTMYERAKKVFSPVAARATTLGVVKSEGSYLYTEDGRKILDFASGVAVNNLGGRHPRVVKAIEKQLETMIHVGHNVVYNESYVELGEKLVELTGGDTMVYFSNSGAEANEGAMKCAKYVTGRPGVIAFHNAFHGRTYGAMSITGSSAAYRKHYEPLMPAVYFVDYPHALTPADDDAAIQKTVDELHELFATLIDPSQVACMILEPVQGEGGYIVPPKNFLKTLRQICDEHGILLIFDEVQCGMGRTGTLYAHEQFGVKPDLFTSAKALGGGIPLSAIIGKKEIMEKWQPGAHGGTFGGNPLACAAALETLKVIEDEHLLENCQKMGSYFKEALYDLQKKYPLITDVRGLGLMIGMQLSDPAKVKAIRTKALAKGVLLLDCGKHNVIRFIAPLNVSKEEIDFCLKVLDECFEEAA
- a CDS encoding iron-containing alcohol dehydrogenase, whose amino-acid sequence is MNNFTYRMPMTVYFNEDSNVIEEELAKAGENILLAYGGGSIKKNGIYDELMAMLTRLDKNVVEFSGIMPNPTYAKVQEGAKLCRQHKIDFILAVGGGSVFDCVKIVSLQAKTDEDIWAMQERKEYTTSGIPFGAILTVSGTGSEMNNIAIITNEDKHIKGPLMGSYAKFALLNVNYTMSVPMPQVISGAFDTFSHAMETYFGKHKNVSDDIALAIMKNTVTNMLKMKEDPMNKEIRSELMWDSAMAENGILKIGKITDFQIHQIEHQLGAYTNCNHGYGLAVITPHFYEHLYLYNISAFVKFGKVVWDLKGDDLEIAEKSIDCLAHFIKEMGLPTTFKDMHITDKSILRKVADTCNIMPGCAKQFSRDELYNILLECL
- a CDS encoding sigma-70 family RNA polymerase sigma factor, whose product is MEQEQILNKALPYVADDRMNHMSFELLFGNYNISEKNEIIQILADHQIYITKQMTAAQNTSFEKTVMALVQPFLYKNKLTDQNYLKIFGHITGNKQAEVLSIIGKNGIIIECIGDQYESLKTYFTSIKEELLHAHVAVAYYESKIDHYYRVSHNKVEMYEILQLLRKDKRLSHEDMKHIRNFVINHHIVDQYDAQLKSDEAISLKEYLKNYYTLTNSTLSLKGLLKKISRYLKSAIEKDVILIYAHDHGIIKDDIKWLRHDKANGDNYYIAVRINQLRNAVKRNQPMPTQDEYFDRLLADDHISDDAIDMIMAYVKEYQLLKDDLSDMRHQVVDTYSQVKEAYKISQLIYKDAIPASQRSLSGLLKMLDETSLNQYYRGNIIFSANQIHMIEPLYFPEHCKNEDIYTIAKQVQAYADKQKINLEDVVRKDLRNNARLSEVVIRAIIKNLKSRHLIEDVTENGQTDLDEEKLEDFLLDDFTDLLNQNEENDSMSIIFANPNITESNEVLCIEIQKGNKQAEADLCEKNKALVYSCALKYQYFLNNNLEIADLFIVGVEGMLKAAYKFDITKGCRFTTYATWWIRQSMLRMICDEGFLIRIPVHTMEKIVKMITLERNVEVAGMNEKEARQYICQEMGIDNEKLDELLDLRTNVLHINSTDAFISDNQQILLGDTLADEKNDIEKQIYNNQLTEALDQLIGTLTEREAQIIICRYGLRGHKVETLEEIGERYHVTRERIRQIEMKALGKLSTIKAKRQLIDFYEDFKG
- a CDS encoding substrate-binding periplasmic protein; this encodes MNRIVKSGIVGALALSMAGCGSSSGNKSKASAKTTTITVAIAPDYAPYESLDKKGNIVGFDADMVKLFPSYLNTATTKYKFKYNQMSFDNIINQLQAGQADVGISGFSYNKKRKVSWSVPYTATAQVAVINKDSKIKSIKDLEGKKLAAQSGSTGEVAAKKVKGATVSSVSNAQENFPALKAKQFDAIICDLAVAKKYAKAQNFKILSQSLLDEKNYIVAKQGNTKMIGIMNKALKKFIASKDYKTLTDKYGLKAL